Proteins found in one Serratia plymuthica genomic segment:
- the sgrT gene encoding glucose uptake inhibitor SgrT: MMKAFLSKQFYQRYFSAVRRQHADWLALVPEQARLEMLAHLTQWDIKDMTDKQYREHL, translated from the coding sequence ATGATGAAAGCTTTCTTGTCAAAACAGTTCTACCAGCGCTACTTCAGCGCAGTGCGCCGCCAGCACGCCGACTGGTTGGCGCTGGTGCCGGAACAAGCCCGGTTGGAGATGCTGGCTCACCTGACCCAGTGGGATATCAAGGATATGACAGACAAGCAATACCGCGAGCATCTTTGA
- a CDS encoding sugar efflux transporter produces MKRLYWLPRRFNPIFAAFLLIAFLSGIAGALLAPTLSLFLTTEVKVRPLWVGLFYTVNAIAGIAVSFLLAKRSDTRGDRRTLILVCCLMAVGNCLLFAFNRDYLTLITAGVLMSAIANTAMPQIFALAREYADNSAREVVMFSSVMRAQLSLAWVIGPPLAFTLALNYGFTWMFVIAAATFTICALLVWFTLPSVPRTQPAERGDAPSAPIAPASAWRDRDVRLLFIASMLMWTCNTLYIIDMPLYITADLGLPENLAGLLMGTAAGLEIPAMLLAGYYVKRFGKRNMMLFAVAAGILFYAGLVAFKFKLALMALQLFNAIFIGIIAGIGMLYFQDLMPGRPGAATTLFTNSISTGVILAGVLQGALVENLGHYAVYWLATALAVVALWISARVREV; encoded by the coding sequence ATGAAACGACTGTACTGGTTGCCACGCCGCTTTAATCCCATCTTTGCCGCATTCCTGCTGATTGCTTTTCTTTCCGGGATCGCCGGGGCGTTATTGGCGCCGACGCTGAGCCTGTTCCTTACCACCGAAGTCAAGGTACGGCCGCTGTGGGTGGGGCTGTTCTACACCGTCAACGCCATTGCCGGCATCGCCGTCAGCTTTCTGCTGGCCAAGCGTTCGGATACGCGCGGTGACCGGCGCACGCTGATCCTGGTGTGTTGCCTGATGGCGGTCGGCAACTGTCTGTTGTTTGCCTTTAACCGCGACTACCTGACGCTGATCACCGCCGGGGTGCTGATGTCGGCGATTGCCAATACCGCCATGCCGCAGATTTTCGCCCTGGCGCGGGAATATGCCGACAACTCGGCGCGTGAAGTGGTGATGTTCAGTTCGGTCATGCGTGCGCAACTGTCGCTGGCGTGGGTGATTGGCCCACCTCTGGCGTTCACGCTGGCGCTGAACTACGGCTTTACCTGGATGTTTGTGATCGCCGCCGCCACCTTCACGATCTGCGCCTTGCTGGTGTGGTTTACCCTGCCTTCTGTGCCGCGCACTCAGCCGGCGGAGCGGGGCGATGCGCCTTCGGCCCCAATAGCGCCCGCCAGCGCCTGGCGAGACCGCGATGTGCGGTTGCTGTTTATCGCCTCTATGCTGATGTGGACTTGCAATACTCTGTACATCATCGATATGCCGCTGTATATCACCGCCGATTTGGGCCTGCCGGAGAACCTTGCGGGGCTGTTGATGGGGACTGCCGCCGGGCTCGAGATCCCGGCGATGCTGCTGGCCGGTTACTACGTCAAACGTTTCGGCAAACGCAATATGATGCTGTTTGCCGTGGCGGCCGGCATTTTGTTTTATGCCGGGTTGGTGGCATTTAAATTCAAGCTGGCGCTGATGGCCTTGCAGCTGTTCAATGCCATATTTATCGGCATCATCGCCGGTATCGGCATGCTCTATTTCCAGGACCTGATGCCCGGGCGGCCCGGTGCGGCGACGACCTTGTTTACCAACAGCATTTCTACCGGAGTGATCCTGGCCGGCGTGCTGCAAGGCGCGCTGGTGGAAAACCTGGGGCACTATGCGGTTTACTGGCTGGCGACAGCCCTGGCGGTGGTGGCGCTGTGGATCAGCGCCCGGGTACGAGAAGTGTAA
- a CDS encoding anion permease, protein MDKLTPLKPVPSLCAVAAALLIWFVIPVPEGVEPNAWHLLALFIGTIIAIIGKAMPIGAVSVVAIALVAVTGVTNPGKPGAALEDALSGFSNQLIWLIGFSIMISFSLNKTGLGSRIGYYFISLFGKKTLGIAYALTLAELTLAPVTPSNTARGGGIIHPIMKSIADSFGSRPELNSSGKIGRYLALVNYNINPVSSAMFITATASNPLIVSLIAKGTGGSLELSWSMWALAALVPGLCSLAAIPLVLYLLYPPEIKSTPDAPRFAREKLAALGPVTLPEKITLGVFALLLVLWAGIPAMIFGPALLVNPTTAALIGLAVLLATGVLSWEDVLKHKGAWDTVVWFSALVMMASFLGKLGLIDWLSHSVGSGIDHMGMSWVGGAILLTAIYLYSHYFFASATAHVTAMFAAFLAAGMTLGAPPALLGLILAFVSSLMMSLTHYGTGTAPIVFGSGYVTLGEWWKTGFVVSVVNLLIWILIGGAWWKWLGYW, encoded by the coding sequence ATGGACAAACTAACACCGCTCAAACCCGTCCCCTCTCTGTGTGCCGTTGCCGCCGCTTTGCTTATTTGGTTTGTCATCCCGGTTCCAGAAGGGGTTGAGCCCAATGCCTGGCATCTGCTGGCGCTGTTTATCGGCACTATCATCGCCATCATCGGCAAGGCGATGCCGATTGGCGCCGTTTCGGTGGTGGCCATCGCGCTGGTGGCGGTAACCGGCGTCACCAACCCCGGCAAGCCGGGCGCGGCCTTGGAAGATGCGCTCAGCGGTTTTTCCAATCAGCTGATTTGGCTGATTGGCTTCTCGATAATGATCTCCTTTAGCCTCAACAAAACCGGGTTGGGCTCGCGGATCGGTTACTATTTTATTTCCCTGTTCGGCAAAAAGACGCTGGGTATCGCCTATGCGCTGACACTGGCGGAACTCACTTTGGCGCCGGTTACCCCGAGCAATACCGCCCGTGGCGGCGGGATTATTCATCCGATAATGAAGTCGATCGCCGACAGCTTCGGATCCCGGCCGGAGCTGAACAGTTCCGGCAAGATTGGCCGTTATCTGGCGCTGGTGAATTACAATATCAACCCGGTGAGCTCGGCGATGTTCATTACCGCCACCGCGTCTAACCCTTTGATCGTCAGCCTGATAGCCAAAGGCACCGGCGGCAGCCTGGAGTTGTCGTGGTCGATGTGGGCGCTCGCCGCATTGGTGCCGGGGCTTTGTTCGTTGGCGGCGATACCGCTGGTGCTTTATCTGTTGTACCCGCCGGAGATTAAAAGCACCCCGGACGCACCGCGTTTTGCGCGGGAAAAACTCGCTGCATTGGGCCCGGTGACGCTGCCGGAGAAAATCACTTTAGGGGTGTTTGCCCTGTTGCTGGTGCTGTGGGCAGGCATTCCGGCGATGATCTTTGGCCCGGCGCTGCTGGTCAATCCGACCACGGCGGCGTTGATCGGCCTGGCGGTGCTGCTGGCGACCGGCGTGCTGAGCTGGGAAGACGTGCTGAAGCACAAAGGCGCCTGGGATACGGTGGTGTGGTTCTCCGCGCTGGTGATGATGGCCAGTTTTCTCGGCAAGCTGGGGCTGATTGACTGGCTGTCGCACTCCGTCGGCAGCGGTATCGATCACATGGGCATGAGCTGGGTCGGCGGCGCCATCTTGCTAACCGCCATCTATCTCTATTCGCATTATTTCTTTGCCAGCGCCACCGCTCACGTTACCGCTATGTTTGCCGCCTTTCTGGCTGCCGGAATGACATTGGGCGCACCGCCGGCGCTGCTGGGGTTGATCCTGGCATTCGTTTCTTCACTGATGATGTCGCTGACCCATTACGGTACCGGTACCGCGCCTATCGTCTTCGGTTCCGGTTATGTGACGCTGGGCGAATGGTGGAAAACCGGTTTTGTGGTGAGCGTGGTTAATCTGCTGATCTGGATCCTGATCGGCGGAGCGTGGTGGAAGTGGCTGGGTTACTGGTAA
- the leuD gene encoding 3-isopropylmalate dehydratase small subunit, protein MAKFTQHTGLVVPLDAANVDTDAIIPKQFLQKVTRTGFGQHLFNDWRFLDDAGQQPNPEFVLNKPRYKGASILLARENFGCGSSREHAPWALTDYGFKVVIAPSFADIFYGNSFNNQLLPVTLSEQDVDTLFKLVAENEGTEFVVDLENQTVNAGGKSYPFEIDSFRRHCMIHGLDSIGLTLQHEADISRYEAQQPAFLN, encoded by the coding sequence GTGGCTAAATTTACTCAACATACCGGTTTAGTGGTGCCTTTGGATGCGGCCAACGTCGATACCGACGCCATTATTCCAAAACAGTTTTTGCAGAAAGTCACCCGCACGGGTTTCGGCCAGCACCTGTTCAACGACTGGCGCTTTTTGGACGACGCCGGTCAGCAACCGAACCCGGAGTTCGTGCTGAACAAGCCGCGCTACAAAGGGGCCAGCATCCTGTTGGCGCGTGAGAACTTCGGCTGCGGCTCCTCACGCGAGCATGCGCCCTGGGCGCTGACCGACTACGGTTTCAAAGTGGTGATAGCGCCAAGCTTCGCCGATATCTTCTACGGCAACTCATTCAACAACCAGTTGCTGCCGGTGACACTGAGCGAACAGGACGTGGATACGCTGTTCAAGCTGGTGGCCGAAAACGAAGGTACCGAGTTTGTGGTGGATCTGGAAAATCAGACGGTGAATGCCGGCGGCAAAAGCTACCCGTTCGAGATCGACAGCTTCCGCCGCCACTGCATGATCCACGGATTGGACAGCATCGGCCTCACGCTGCAGCACGAAGCGGACATCTCCCGCTACGAGGCGCAACAGCCGGCGTTTCTGAACTGA
- the leuC gene encoding 3-isopropylmalate dehydratase large subunit has protein sequence MSKTLYQKLYDAHVVYEAPNETPLLYIDRHLVHEVTSPQAFDGLRAMGRKVRQPGKTFATMDHNVSTQTKDINASGEMARIQMQELIKNCAEFGVSLYDLNHPFQGIVHVIGPEQGMTLPGMTIVCGDSHTATHGAFGSLAFGIGTSEVEHVLATQTLKQGRAKTMKIEVTGVAAEGITAKDIVLAVIGKTGSAGGTGHVVEFCGKAIEALSMEGRMTLCNMAIEMGAKAGLVAPDDTTFDYLKGRQFAPVGENWEQGVAYWRTLKSDDDAKFDTVVTLRAEDIAPQVTWGTNPGQVIAVNQAIPAPESFSDPVERASAEKALAYMDLKPGIKLTEVPIDKVFIGSCTNSRIEDLRAAAAIAKGRKVADGVQAIVVPGSGPVKAQAEAEGLDKIFIEAGFEWRLPGCSMCLAMNNDRLNPGERCASTSNRNFEGRQGRGGRTHLVSPAMAAAAAVAGHFADIRDIH, from the coding sequence ATGTCGAAAACGTTATATCAGAAATTATACGATGCCCACGTGGTGTACGAAGCGCCAAACGAAACGCCGCTGCTGTATATCGATCGCCACCTGGTGCACGAAGTCACTTCTCCGCAGGCGTTCGACGGCCTGCGCGCCATGGGCCGCAAAGTACGCCAACCGGGCAAAACCTTTGCCACCATGGACCACAACGTGTCCACCCAGACCAAAGACATTAACGCCAGCGGCGAGATGGCCCGCATTCAGATGCAGGAACTGATCAAGAACTGCGCTGAGTTCGGCGTTTCGCTGTATGACCTGAACCACCCGTTCCAGGGCATCGTGCACGTCATCGGCCCAGAACAGGGCATGACGCTGCCGGGCATGACCATCGTCTGTGGCGACTCCCACACCGCCACTCACGGCGCCTTCGGTTCGTTGGCGTTCGGTATCGGCACCTCGGAAGTGGAGCATGTGCTGGCGACCCAGACCCTGAAGCAAGGCCGCGCCAAGACCATGAAAATTGAAGTGACCGGCGTCGCTGCGGAAGGCATCACCGCCAAGGACATCGTGCTGGCGGTGATCGGTAAAACCGGCAGTGCCGGCGGCACCGGCCACGTGGTGGAGTTCTGCGGCAAGGCGATTGAAGCGCTGAGCATGGAAGGCCGCATGACGCTGTGCAACATGGCGATCGAAATGGGCGCCAAAGCGGGCCTGGTCGCGCCGGACGACACCACCTTTGATTATCTGAAAGGCCGTCAGTTTGCGCCTGTCGGCGAGAATTGGGAACAAGGCGTCGCCTACTGGCGCACGCTGAAATCCGACGACGATGCCAAATTCGACACCGTAGTCACCCTGCGCGCCGAAGACATCGCGCCGCAGGTGACCTGGGGCACCAACCCAGGGCAGGTGATCGCCGTCAACCAGGCGATCCCGGCACCGGAATCCTTTAGCGATCCGGTCGAACGCGCCTCGGCCGAGAAGGCGTTGGCCTATATGGATCTGAAACCGGGCATCAAGCTGACCGAAGTGCCGATCGACAAAGTGTTTATCGGTTCCTGTACCAACTCGCGCATCGAAGATCTGCGTGCGGCGGCGGCAATTGCCAAAGGGCGCAAAGTCGCCGACGGCGTTCAGGCCATCGTGGTGCCTGGCTCCGGCCCGGTAAAAGCGCAGGCGGAAGCCGAAGGTCTGGACAAGATTTTTATTGAAGCCGGTTTTGAATGGCGTTTGCCGGGCTGCTCCATGTGCCTGGCGATGAACAACGATCGCCTGAATCCGGGCGAACGCTGCGCATCCACCAGCAACCGTAACTTCGAAGGGCGTCAGGGCCGCGGTGGGCGCACTCACCTGGTCAGCCCGGCGATGGCCGCCGCCGCTGCCGTTGCCGGCCATTTCGCCGATATCCGTGATATTCACTAA
- the leuB gene encoding 3-isopropylmalate dehydrogenase → MTKTYHIAVLPGDGIGPEVMAQAHKVLDAVRQRFDIRITTSEYDVGGIAIDRHGSPLPQATLSGCEQADAILFGSVGGPKWEHLPPAEQPERGALLPLRKHFKLFSNLRPARLYQGLEEFCPLRADIAARGFDILCVRELTGGIYFGQPKGREGQGMQERAFDTEVYHRFEIERIARIAFESARKRRNKVTSIDKANVLQSSILWREVVNQVAKDYPDVSLSHMYIDNATMQLIKDPSQFDVLLCSNLFGDILSDECAMITGSMGMLPSASLNEQGFGLYEPAGGSAPDIAGKGIANPIAQILSATLLLRYSLGASEAADAIERAINQALEQGYRTADLAGEGKAISTDEMGDIIARFVAQGA, encoded by the coding sequence ATGACGAAGACCTACCATATTGCCGTCTTGCCCGGAGACGGAATCGGCCCGGAAGTAATGGCTCAGGCGCACAAAGTGCTGGACGCAGTGCGTCAGCGCTTTGATATCCGCATCACCACCAGCGAATACGACGTCGGCGGCATTGCCATCGATCGCCACGGCAGCCCGTTGCCGCAGGCCACCCTCAGCGGGTGCGAGCAGGCCGATGCGATCCTGTTCGGTTCGGTGGGCGGCCCGAAATGGGAACACCTGCCGCCGGCAGAACAGCCTGAGCGCGGTGCGTTGCTGCCGTTACGCAAACACTTCAAACTGTTCAGCAACCTGCGTCCGGCCCGCCTGTACCAGGGTTTGGAAGAGTTCTGTCCGCTGCGTGCCGACATCGCCGCCCGCGGTTTTGACATCCTGTGCGTGCGTGAGCTGACCGGCGGTATCTACTTCGGTCAACCGAAAGGCCGTGAAGGCCAGGGCATGCAGGAACGCGCCTTTGATACCGAGGTGTATCATCGCTTCGAGATCGAACGCATTGCGCGCATCGCCTTCGAGTCCGCACGCAAGCGCCGTAACAAGGTCACATCTATCGACAAGGCCAACGTACTGCAAAGCTCCATTCTGTGGCGCGAAGTGGTGAACCAGGTTGCCAAAGACTACCCGGACGTGTCGCTGTCGCACATGTACATCGACAACGCCACCATGCAGCTGATTAAAGATCCGTCGCAGTTCGACGTATTGCTGTGCTCCAACCTGTTCGGCGATATCTTGTCCGACGAATGCGCGATGATCACCGGCTCGATGGGCATGTTGCCTTCTGCCAGCCTGAACGAACAGGGCTTTGGTCTGTATGAGCCTGCGGGCGGTTCTGCGCCGGATATCGCGGGCAAAGGCATCGCCAACCCGATCGCCCAGATCCTGTCCGCGACCCTGTTGTTGCGTTACAGCCTGGGGGCTTCTGAGGCTGCCGACGCCATTGAGCGCGCCATCAACCAGGCATTGGAACAAGGTTACCGCACCGCCGATCTGGCCGGTGAAGGCAAGGCCATCAGCACCGACGAAATGGGTGACATCATCGCCCGCTTTGTAGCTCAGGGGGCATAA
- the leuA gene encoding 2-isopropylmalate synthase, giving the protein MSQQVIIFDTTLRDGEQALQASLSVKEKIQIAMALERMGVDVMEVGFPVSSPGDFESVQTIARQIKNSRVCGLARCVDNDIDVAAEALRVAEAFRIHVFLATSTLHIESKLKRSFDEVLEMAVRSVKRARNYTDDVEFSCEDAGRTPIDNLCRVVEAAINAGATTINIPDTVGYTTPNQFGGIITTLYDRVPNIDKAIISVHCHDDLGMAVGNSIAAVQAGARQVEGTLNGIGERAGNTSLEEVIMAIKVRQDIMNVHTNINHQEIFRTSQLVSQLCNMPIPANKAIVGSNAFAHSSGIHQDGVLKNRENYEIMSPQTIGLKDVQLNLTSRSGRAAVKHRMEEMGYKEQDYNLDTLYTAFLKLADKKGQVFDYDLEALAFINKQQEEPEHYSLGYFSVQSGTNIMATASVKLICGDEEKAEAATGNGPVDAVYQAINRITDYPIELVKYQLTAKGQGRDALGQVDIVVSYNGRRFHGVGLATDIVESSAKAMVHVLNNIWRSQQVEKEKQRLQQSKHQNNQETV; this is encoded by the coding sequence ATGAGCCAACAAGTCATTATTTTCGATACTACGCTGCGTGATGGTGAACAAGCGCTGCAAGCCAGTCTGAGCGTAAAAGAGAAGATTCAGATAGCCATGGCACTGGAGAGAATGGGTGTCGACGTCATGGAAGTCGGTTTCCCGGTCTCCTCTCCGGGTGATTTCGAATCGGTGCAGACCATTGCCCGTCAGATCAAAAACAGCCGCGTATGTGGCCTGGCCCGCTGCGTAGATAACGATATCGACGTCGCCGCCGAAGCGTTGCGCGTTGCCGAGGCCTTCCGCATTCACGTGTTCCTGGCCACATCGACCCTGCACATCGAATCCAAATTGAAGCGCTCGTTCGATGAAGTACTGGAAATGGCGGTACGCTCGGTGAAACGCGCTCGCAACTACACCGACGACGTGGAGTTCTCTTGCGAAGACGCAGGCCGCACGCCAATCGATAATCTGTGCCGCGTAGTGGAAGCCGCCATCAATGCCGGTGCCACCACCATCAATATTCCGGACACCGTCGGCTATACCACGCCGAACCAGTTCGGCGGCATCATCACCACCCTGTATGACCGCGTACCGAACATTGATAAAGCCATTATTTCGGTCCACTGCCACGACGATCTGGGCATGGCGGTCGGCAACTCTATCGCCGCCGTACAGGCAGGTGCACGCCAGGTAGAAGGCACGTTGAACGGTATCGGTGAACGCGCCGGCAACACCTCGCTGGAAGAAGTGATCATGGCGATCAAAGTGCGCCAGGACATCATGAACGTGCACACCAACATTAATCATCAGGAAATCTTCCGCACCAGCCAATTGGTCAGCCAGCTGTGCAACATGCCGATTCCGGCCAACAAAGCTATCGTGGGTTCCAATGCCTTCGCCCACTCCTCCGGCATTCATCAGGACGGCGTGCTGAAGAACCGTGAAAACTACGAAATCATGTCGCCGCAGACCATAGGTCTGAAAGACGTGCAGTTGAACCTGACCTCCCGTTCCGGCCGCGCTGCGGTAAAACACCGCATGGAAGAGATGGGCTATAAGGAACAGGACTACAACCTGGACACTCTGTACACCGCTTTCCTGAAGCTGGCCGACAAGAAAGGCCAGGTATTCGATTACGATCTGGAGGCTTTGGCCTTCATTAACAAGCAGCAGGAAGAGCCGGAACATTACAGCCTGGGCTATTTCAGCGTGCAGTCCGGCACCAACATTATGGCCACCGCTTCGGTGAAACTGATCTGCGGCGATGAAGAAAAAGCCGAAGCGGCAACCGGCAACGGCCCGGTCGACGCGGTTTATCAGGCCATCAATCGCATTACCGATTACCCGATCGAATTAGTGAAGTATCAGTTGACCGCCAAAGGCCAGGGCCGCGACGCGCTGGGCCAGGTTGATATCGTGGTGTCCTACAACGGCCGCCGCTTCCACGGCGTGGGTCTGGCGACCGACATCGTGGAATCCTCCGCCAAGGCGATGGTGCACGTATTGAACAATATTTGGCGCTCCCAGCAGGTAGAAAAAGAAAAACAGCGTCTGCAGCAAAGCAAACATCAAAATAATCAGGAAACGGTGTGA
- the leuO gene encoding transcriptional regulator LeuO, giving the protein MAEYDSEIAMVKEPADIHLRSVDLNLLTVFDAVMQMQNITRAATSLGMSQPAVSNAVARLKMMFNDELFVRSGRGIQPTLRARQLFGPVRQALQLVQNELPGSEFEPLTSSRVFSLSLCSPLDLRLGAKIINHVKLIAPQLNLQIKSYINNNIEHQLRYQDVEFVIGYNRFESTDFRSVALFDDELVLAVAQAHPRITASLTPEQVLSEQHAVVSLESYGAFSKPYYIEEAMQRAITQQCTDLYSVLNLVSQTEMVAIAPAWLVQQQATSLKIKAIPLCAASNKATCYLSWHESSERDKGHQWMKSVLTEAGNAE; this is encoded by the coding sequence ATGGCTGAATATGATTCAGAAATTGCCATGGTGAAAGAGCCTGCGGACATTCATTTACGCAGCGTCGATCTTAATTTACTGACTGTTTTTGACGCTGTGATGCAAATGCAGAATATTACGCGGGCCGCTACTTCGTTGGGGATGTCGCAACCGGCGGTGAGCAATGCCGTTGCACGCTTGAAGATGATGTTCAATGATGAGCTGTTCGTACGCAGCGGGCGGGGGATACAGCCCACTCTGCGGGCCCGGCAGTTGTTCGGGCCCGTGCGCCAGGCGTTGCAATTGGTGCAAAATGAGCTGCCTGGCTCGGAGTTTGAACCACTTACCAGTTCGCGGGTTTTTTCGTTGTCTCTCTGCAGCCCGCTTGATTTGCGATTGGGTGCCAAGATAATCAATCATGTCAAACTGATCGCCCCTCAACTTAATTTGCAAATAAAGTCATACATTAACAATAATATTGAACATCAGCTACGCTATCAGGACGTCGAATTTGTTATCGGCTACAACCGTTTTGAATCGACGGACTTTCGCAGTGTGGCATTGTTCGACGATGAACTGGTGCTGGCAGTGGCGCAGGCGCACCCGAGAATAACCGCCAGTCTCACGCCAGAACAAGTTTTATCTGAGCAACATGCTGTGGTCTCGCTGGAAAGTTATGGGGCTTTCAGTAAGCCTTATTATATAGAGGAGGCCATGCAGCGCGCCATTACTCAGCAGTGCACCGATTTATATAGCGTATTAAACCTGGTGTCCCAGACGGAAATGGTGGCTATCGCTCCTGCATGGTTGGTACAGCAACAAGCCACATCACTGAAAATAAAAGCGATACCTTTATGCGCGGCAAGCAATAAAGCGACCTGCTACCTTTCCTGGCATGAGTCTTCCGAACGCGATAAAGGGCATCAATGGATGAAATCCGTTCTGACTGAGGCCGGCAATGCAGAGTAA
- a CDS encoding AMP-dependent synthetase/ligase, with the protein MINNLLQYHLTHRIQHQVSHRADRTAFRQWSPDGETQLTWGQADAHTNRIASALLALGTEVQERIAIFANNCMAWSLADLAVLQLRAVSVPLYATNTPAQAAFIINDADIRILFVGEQTQLDAAIALRGVCPQLRHIIVFDDAADLRGCDIAQHLSAFERGADVEVFKSQRQQRIEECDLRDLFTLIYTSGTTGEPKGVMLDYGNLAAQLYLHDGRLTVNEEDVSLSFLPISHVFERTWSFFIMHTGAQNVYLPNTDWVREAMTSVRPTLMCAVPRFYEKIFSAVHEKVARAPWLRRALFHWAIVCGERKFLQERADKPLGKLFNLSHRWADKLVLSKLRGILGGRVRFLPAAGAKLDDNVILFFQAMGVNIKYGYGMTETCATVSCWEEGNFRFGSIGKPLPGVEVRIAEENEIQVRGPIVMRGYFNKPLETAASFTGDGWLKTGDAGAIDEVGNLFITERLKDLMKTSGGKYIAPQMLEGTLAQDRFIEQVAIIADARKFVSALIVPSFESLEEYAKSINLKYQDRLELLRNSHIIEMFESRLRDMQKELARFEQVKKFTLLPAAFSMELGELTPTLKLRRKVILQRYQHEIDSMYQDQA; encoded by the coding sequence ATGATCAATAATTTGCTGCAATACCATCTGACTCATCGTATACAGCACCAGGTTTCCCATCGTGCCGATCGCACAGCTTTTCGCCAATGGTCTCCTGATGGCGAGACGCAACTCACCTGGGGGCAGGCCGATGCCCACACTAACCGCATCGCCAGTGCATTGCTGGCGCTGGGGACAGAAGTGCAAGAACGCATCGCGATTTTTGCCAATAACTGCATGGCGTGGTCACTGGCGGATTTGGCTGTTCTGCAATTGCGTGCGGTGAGCGTACCGCTTTACGCCACCAATACACCCGCCCAGGCAGCCTTTATCATTAATGATGCGGATATCCGCATTCTCTTCGTCGGCGAGCAGACGCAGTTGGATGCGGCCATTGCGCTGCGTGGCGTATGCCCACAGTTGAGGCATATCATCGTGTTTGACGATGCTGCCGATCTGCGCGGGTGCGATATTGCTCAACACCTGAGCGCCTTTGAGCGCGGGGCAGACGTTGAGGTCTTCAAGTCTCAACGGCAGCAGCGCATTGAGGAATGCGATTTGCGGGATCTGTTCACCCTGATTTATACCTCCGGCACTACCGGCGAGCCAAAGGGAGTGATGCTGGATTACGGCAATTTGGCCGCGCAGCTTTATCTGCATGATGGGCGGCTGACGGTGAACGAGGAGGATGTCTCCCTCAGTTTCCTGCCGATATCGCACGTTTTTGAGCGCACCTGGAGCTTCTTCATCATGCACACTGGCGCGCAGAACGTGTATCTGCCGAATACTGACTGGGTGCGTGAAGCCATGACGTCGGTACGCCCGACGTTGATGTGTGCGGTGCCGCGTTTCTACGAAAAAATCTTTAGCGCGGTGCATGAAAAGGTAGCGCGTGCGCCCTGGCTGCGTCGTGCGCTGTTCCATTGGGCGATCGTCTGTGGTGAACGCAAGTTCCTGCAGGAGCGCGCCGATAAGCCGTTGGGTAAGTTGTTCAACCTTTCCCACCGTTGGGCCGATAAACTGGTCTTGAGCAAGCTGCGCGGCATCCTCGGCGGAAGGGTGCGTTTCTTGCCCGCGGCAGGCGCCAAACTTGACGACAACGTCATTCTGTTTTTCCAGGCGATGGGCGTCAACATCAAATATGGTTACGGCATGACCGAGACTTGCGCTACCGTTTCCTGCTGGGAAGAGGGCAATTTCCGCTTTGGATCCATCGGCAAACCCTTGCCGGGGGTTGAGGTGCGTATTGCCGAAGAGAATGAGATTCAGGTACGCGGCCCCATTGTGATGCGTGGCTATTTCAATAAGCCGCTGGAAACTGCTGCTTCTTTCACCGGGGACGGTTGGCTGAAAACCGGTGACGCCGGCGCGATTGACGAGGTCGGTAACCTGTTTATTACCGAACGTCTGAAGGATTTGATGAAAACCTCCGGTGGCAAATACATTGCCCCGCAGATGCTCGAAGGCACGCTGGCTCAGGATCGTTTTATCGAGCAGGTGGCGATCATCGCCGATGCGCGTAAATTCGTTTCGGCCCTGATTGTGCCCAGCTTTGAGTCGCTGGAAGAATATGCGAAATCCATCAACCTGAAATATCAGGACCGTCTGGAGTTGCTGCGCAATAGCCACATTATAGAGATGTTCGAGAGCCGTCTGCGCGACATGCAAAAAGAGCTGGCGCGCTTTGAGCAGGTGAAAAAGTTTACCCTGCTGCCGGCGGCCTTTTCGATGGAGTTGGGTGAACTGACTCCAACGCTGAAACTGCGCCGGAAGGTGATTCTACAGCGCTACCAGCATGAAATTGACTCGATGTACCAGGATCAGGCTTAA